From Paracoccus suum, the proteins below share one genomic window:
- a CDS encoding SulP family inorganic anion transporter yields MIPRLASYFPILRWGRQYNRSALTNDLVAAVIVTIMLIPQSLAYALLAGLPPEAGIYASIAPILLYAVFGTSRALAVGPVAVVSLLTASAVGQVAEQGTAGYAVAALTLAGLSGGFLLLLGVFRLGFLANFLSHPVIAGFITASGILIATSQLKHILGIEASGHTLIEMVGALVSNLGQINPITVVIGVTATAFLFWVRKGLKPLLRKIGAGPLLADIVTKAGPVAAVVVTTLAVWAFGLAERGVSIVGEVPQSLPPLTMPGLAPELIRQLAIPAILISIIGFVESISVAQTLAAKKRQRIDPNQELIGLGAANLGAAFTGGYPVTGGFARSVVNFDAGAETPAAGAFTAIGLAIAALALTPLVYYLPNATLAATIVVAVLSLVDFSILKKTWSYSRADFAAVTATILLTLTLGVEIGVASGVILSIALHLYKTSKPHVAEVGLVPGTNHFRNINRHEVETHPEILALRVDESLYFVNARFLEDLIQDRVVDGQSLRHVILMCSAVNEIDYSALESLEAINHRLTDLGVGLHLSEVKGPVMDRLRTTHFLDQLNGRVFLSQYDAWKALTQPADPAKAAE; encoded by the coding sequence ATGATCCCAAGACTTGCCAGCTATTTTCCGATCCTCAGGTGGGGCCGGCAATACAACCGATCGGCGCTCACGAACGATCTCGTGGCGGCGGTGATCGTGACGATCATGCTGATCCCGCAGTCGCTGGCCTATGCGCTTCTGGCAGGCTTGCCGCCCGAAGCCGGGATCTACGCCTCGATCGCGCCGATCCTGCTCTACGCGGTCTTCGGCACGTCCCGCGCGCTCGCTGTGGGGCCTGTGGCGGTCGTGTCGCTCCTGACCGCCTCCGCCGTCGGTCAGGTCGCCGAGCAGGGCACCGCGGGCTATGCCGTCGCAGCGCTGACGCTCGCGGGGCTTTCCGGTGGCTTCCTGTTGCTGCTCGGCGTCTTCCGGCTGGGATTTCTGGCAAATTTCCTCAGCCATCCAGTGATCGCCGGGTTCATCACTGCTTCGGGCATCCTGATCGCGACGAGCCAGCTCAAGCATATCCTCGGGATCGAGGCGAGCGGTCACACGCTGATCGAGATGGTCGGTGCGCTTGTCTCGAATCTGGGGCAGATCAATCCGATAACGGTGGTCATAGGCGTCACGGCGACGGCATTTCTTTTCTGGGTGCGCAAGGGACTGAAGCCGCTCCTGCGCAAGATCGGCGCAGGTCCGCTTCTGGCCGACATAGTCACCAAGGCGGGGCCCGTGGCGGCAGTCGTGGTCACGACACTCGCGGTTTGGGCTTTCGGTCTCGCCGAGCGCGGCGTCTCCATCGTCGGCGAGGTGCCACAGTCCCTGCCGCCGCTGACCATGCCCGGTCTCGCACCCGAGCTGATCCGCCAACTGGCAATCCCGGCGATCCTGATCTCCATCATCGGCTTCGTGGAGTCCATTTCCGTCGCCCAGACGCTCGCTGCCAAGAAGCGTCAGCGCATCGACCCGAACCAGGAACTCATCGGCCTCGGCGCTGCGAATCTGGGCGCGGCCTTCACCGGCGGCTATCCCGTCACCGGCGGGTTCGCGCGCTCGGTCGTGAACTTCGACGCGGGCGCCGAAACGCCGGCTGCCGGCGCCTTTACCGCGATCGGCCTCGCGATTGCCGCGCTCGCCCTGACGCCGCTGGTCTATTACCTTCCCAACGCGACGCTGGCCGCCACAATCGTCGTCGCCGTGCTCAGCCTCGTCGACTTCTCGATCCTGAAGAAGACCTGGTCGTACTCACGCGCCGATTTCGCGGCGGTCACTGCCACGATTCTGCTGACCCTGACGCTGGGAGTCGAGATCGGCGTGGCCTCCGGCGTCATCCTCTCCATCGCGCTGCACCTCTACAAGACGTCCAAACCGCATGTCGCCGAGGTCGGGCTGGTTCCCGGAACGAACCATTTCCGGAACATCAACCGGCATGAAGTCGAAACGCATCCGGAGATCCTCGCCCTGCGTGTGGACGAGAGCCTCTACTTCGTGAACGCCCGGTTCCTCGAGGATCTGATCCAGGATCGCGTGGTCGACGGTCAGTCGCTGCGCCACGTGATCCTTATGTGCTCCGCGGTAAACGAGATCGACTACTCTGCCCTCGAAAGTCTGGAGGCGATCAATCACAGACTCACGGATCTTGGGGTCGGACTGCACCTATCGGAAGTGAAGGGTCCGGTGATGGACCGCCTCAGGACGACGCACTTCCTCGACCAACTCAATGGCCGCGTCTTCCTGTCCCAGTATGACGCCTGGAAGGCGCTCACCCAACCGGCCGATCCGGCCAAAGCCGCAGAATGA